The Mycobacterium riyadhense sequence CCGCCGGACGAGGAGCGTAGGAGCCGGTTCGGGGCGGGGCAACGTCAAAGGCGCACCGAATAAGGTGCAGCCATTGTGCAAAGTGCACCACCTCGGTTTGCCCCAACACGGGGCTTTGCTAACCGCCGCGAACTGCGATCTTGCCCAGCTCGTGGTGTTCAACGTGCTGAACAATCACGTGTGGAAGCTCACCGACAAAGTGGGCCAGCCATCCACACAAAGGGAGACGCTGGATCGTGTCCCGCTACTTTGGCGCGTTTCACCCATCGAGCCGTGACCGCTGGGTTCTCGGTGACCGCGATGGCGGCGCCTACCTGGTTAAGTTCGTCCGGACGTCGATCATTCGGCACACCCTGGTCTAGGTTGGGCGTCCCAGGATGACCCTGCCTTGACTGACTACTGGGCGGCCCGGCGTCGCCGCGGGCGATCCTCGCTGAGCCGGGCCCGATCGGGGTTGATCCACATGCAACGCGGACGCTGCCCTTGAGCCGATTGCTTGGAAAGCGGGCACGGCCGGTTCTTAGGGGGCTCCGGCGCGACGACGCGCCGGAGCTACCCGACCGGCGGATCTGGTACTAGCTGCTGGAGGCGGCAGGCCTGCCGGTCCAGCTGGTCAACGCCCGCGATGTGAAGAAACCCCACTACGGCAACCATTTGAGCCGTGCCGGCTGGTTGATGGCGACGGTACTGCTGTTGGGCCGGCCGCACCGTAGCCAAGTTGATGCTGTGCGGGTGAACTGCGGCCAGTCAGCGTTCCTACCGGTTGGATGGCGTGCCTGCTCAGGTACGCCGGTGAGACGAACATCGCCGAAATCACCCGCCCCTTTGATCAGGACCGCCCGATTGCCAAGGCAGATGTCGGCATCGCTGATACGTTCCGCCGGGAGATCCCGCGTGCAAAAGCGCCAAACCCAATCGGAGGCATACCCACGTAGCACAACAGCATCCGACGTAGCACAACAGCATCCGACCAACAGCGTGCTTCGGTCACGTCGACTGTTTGCTGCACCAGGCCGTTGCTATACGGGCGGGTATGCCGGCGGCGGGTATCCGTTTCCGTCTTCCACGCCGCGAAGACCCCAGGTGAGGTAGTTGAAGAAGAACTCGATCTCGTCGCTTACGTCGTAGTCAGGACTCGGGTCCATTGCTCCACCCTTCTACTCACGATCGACTCCGCGACTTGATCCGCCCCACGAGTCTAGGCCCATCCGCGTCGATGCGGTAGGCGGCCGCGGCCTTAAACTGTCCAACCAGTTGATTGATAGCCGGTCTGCCGGCAGCGACGATAGTGAGTGCAGATGCGATCCGAAAATGGCCTTTCGCGCCGTGAGGAGTTGCTGGCCGTTGCCACCAAGCTGTTCGCTGCCCGCGGCTATCACGGCACCCGGATGGATGACATCGCCGATGTGATCGGGCTGAACAAGGCGACGGTCTACCACTACTACGCCAGCAAGTCGCTGATCCTCTTCGACATCTACCGCCAGGCCGCCGACGGCACACTGGCCGCCCTTCACGACGAACCATCCTGGACCGCCCGCGAAGCGCTCTACCAGTACACCGTCCGGCTGCTCACCGGGATCGCGAGCAATCCCGAGCTGGGCGCGGTGTATTTCCAGGAGCAGCCCTACATCACCGAGTGGTTCACAGACGAACAGGTTGCCGAGGTTCGCGACAAGGAGTCGCAGGTCTACGAGCACGTGCATGGTCTGATCGACCGGGGGATAGCCAGCGGCGAGTTCCATGCGTGCGATTCGCACGTGGTGGCGCTCGGCTACATCTACATGACGCTGGGCAGCTACCGCTGGCTGCGACCGACCGGCCGGCGCACGGCCAAGGAGATCGCGGCCGAGTTCAGCACCGCGCTGCTGCGCGGGCTGATCCGCGACGAGTCGATCCGCAACCAGTCTCCGCTGGGGCCGTAAGCCAACGCGAAGATCACGTGACTGGAGGAATCAATCTCGCCACGGACCCGATGGCCCCACTGAGCACAGACAACTCCGTCACACTCGATTGCCCGAAGTTGAACATCAGGCCTGGATTCGCCGACGGAAGATACGGATACGTAGTGGGCAGCGAGGACTGCGGCAGCAATCCGATTTCTACCAGGGCGGCTTGGGGGCCTTGCACTGTCCCAGTCGCCAGGGCCGAGGCCACCGCGATCGGGTTGATGGGCGGTAACAGGCTGGCCGGGGTGGGCACATCCGCGTAGCCGTAGCCATAGCCCAGGTCAACCAACACCCGTAGGTCGGGCTGAATCAGTTCGGCAATCGGTGACCCGATGAAGGGGATGGCGCGTATGGGTGCCAACAGCGGCAGGTCCTGGGTCAGAAACATGTAGTAATGGGTGTTGCCGGTGTAGCCCGGAGACGTCGGCAATGGCACCGCATTCGCAACCTCGGCGGCAGTGAAGGGGTAGGCGTTGTGCACCTGGCTGATGCCCATGAAGGCGTTGAGGTCCGACAAGATATTGAGCGGGTATTGCGGGTTGTGGGCATAGCCGTCGTATTGGCCCGTGTAAATGTAGGTCTGGTAGGGGGAATTCGATGGAGTCGCACCGTTGAATGAGATATCCAGGAACGGGATGTAAAGGCCGGTGTAACGCTCCAGAATGCCGCCGTTGGGGTTGTTGATATTACCGATCAACGTGAACGCCAGCCGGCTTGGATCTGGGGCTTGGCCGGGTGGTAGCGCCATCAGCGCGCGTATTTCATTGGTGGCTACCGCGGAACTTTGCGAGTAGCCGAAAACGACGACGTCACGGTTGTTTTGTAATTCCGCGTTGATTCCGTTGTTCAGCAGAGTGACACCCTGGGCGATGGACTGGTCGAGTGACAGATTTCCGATAAACGGCCACCATTGCTCGGGCGTGTACTGGGCGACCGGGGTGTTGGGCCCGAAGATCGGCGAGATGTACGCGCTGTCAATGATCGACAACGCGCGCGGAGGCAGTATCGGTTGCCCCGTGCCGCCCATCATTAACGCCGTCAGCGGGTTTCCCGCCAGCATCGCGACGGAAGTCGACGTGCCGATGGCGCCGCCGGACCCGGCGTTGCCCAACATGACTGCGGCGTTGGTGGCCTCGGCCTGTGCGTAGGCGGCCCCAGCGGCGGCCAGTGCCTGGGTGAACTCGCTGTGGAACGCCGCAGCCTGCTTGAGGACCTGTTGATACTCGCGCGCGTATTGGCTGAACAGCGCCGCAGTGGCCGCCGACACCTCATCGGCGGCTGCGGCCAGCACTGCGGCCGTTGGGCCCGCAGCGGACGCGCTGGCCGTGCGGATCGCCGAACTGATCTCGTCCACCTCCGCGGCCGCCGTCGTCAACATCTCCGGGGCCGCGATCAAGTAGGACATCGGGTCTCCTTATCGACGCTGAGGCCCTTAGAGCCTAGAGCGCGGCCGTCGGGAAGCCAGGCATTTCCTACTAATCCTCGCCGACCGCGGCCGCGTCAGTTCAGGACGGGCGGAATGAGGTGCAGAACGTTCCCCAGGCCGCCGCTCAGCAGCGATAGCGCCGTCACCTGCGGTTGGCCGAAGTAGAAATTGAGTCCGGGGTTGATCGACGGAACCCACGGGTAGGTGTCTGGGAACCACTCGGGCCCCCAGAGCCCAGCCTGCACCCCAATTTCCACCGCGGCGCCGTAGGGTGCCTGCAAACTCCCCAAGGCCAGGTAATAGGTGACCGCGAATGGGTTGGGAATTGAGAACAGCCCTGCGGGCGTGGGGATGTCGGCATAGTTGCCGGCGGGTCCGTAGTCGGCGTAGCCCAGGTCGACGAGCACCCGCAGCTGCGGTTGGATCAGGTCGGCCAGCACGGGGCCCGCATACGGAATGTCGCGGATCGGCTGGACCAGGGGCAGGTCCTGGGTGAGGATCATGTAGTACTGGGTGTTCCCGGCGTAGCCAGGAGAGGTCGGCAACAGTACCGCGTTGGACAGATCCTGCGGCGTCAAGGTCGGGTAGTCGCTATGCACGTAGAAGTACCCCATGAACGCGTTGATGTCCGACAGGATGTGGAGCGGGTACTGCGGCGCGTGCGCAATGCCGTCGTACTGCAGGGTGTAAATGTGGGTCTCATAAGGGGTATTCGCCGGAGTCGCACCGTTGAACGGCACATCCAGGAATGGAATGTAAAACCCGGGGAAGCGGGCGAGGAGCCCGCCGACCGGGTTGTTGGGCGCGCCGATCATCGCGAAGGCAATGTCGTTCGGATTAGGTGCGCCCGCCGCCATGAGATTGGTGATGTAGTTGTTGACGATCGTGGCGCTCTGCGAGTAGCCGAAGACGACGACTTTGTTCCCAAGGGTCAGCTCGTTGGTGACCGCAGTACTCAGCAGCGAAACGCCTTTGGCGACAGACTGGTTGAACGTCATGTTGCCGAGATCGGGAGTGATCGGCCAGAACTGTTCGGGTGTGAACAGCCCCTGAGGGATGGCGCCCGGGAAGAGCGGCTGAATGTATCTGGCGTTGATGTCGGTCACGTACTCGGCGAGTGGTAACGGGTTGCCGGTGCCCCCCATGATCAACGCGGTCGTCGATGCCGCCAACGGGCTGACGCCGCTCGATGCGCCGATGCCCAGTGGCGTCTGCCCCAACAGCGACCGGATCGGTGCGTTGATCGTGTTGACCGCGTTCGTCACCGCGCCGTTCACCAGCGCTGCGTTAGTGGCCTCGGCTTGCTGGTAGGCGCTTGCTGCGGCAGCCAGCGTCCGGGTGAACTCGTCTTGAAAAGCGCTCGCCTGCCTGAAAACCGCTTGATACTCCTGGGCGTATGCGTTGAACAGCGCGGCGGTGGCCGCCGACACCTCATCCTCGGCCGCGGCGATTACACCGGATATCGGCGCCGCCGCGGCCGCATTGGCCGCTCGGATGGTCGTTGCGATGCCGTCCACATTCGCCGCAGCGGACACCAATATCTCAGGCGCGGTAAGCATGTGCGACATCTCCCCGTCCTTCCCCGCAGCCGGGGCCGGTCCCGGTCTGACGGGGACTGACCGCTACCGCGGGTATTAGGTAGTTATAGAGAGTAGAGCGGTCCCGCGGATACGTCCGGCGTTTGAAGAGATGCAGTTCGGCGAGACTACTGTCTAAAAGGTTGCAGCGTCGCAGCTGCGGACGGAGGACCCTCATGGCGATTCGCGTCGCCCACGTCGGCACCGGGAATGTCGGTCGGCTGGCCCTGACCGAACTCGTCACCAACCCCAAGTTCGAATTGACGGGATTGTGTGTGTCCGCACCGGAGAAGGTGGGTCGCGACGCCGCAGAGCTCTGCGGGGTTGACCTGGAAACCGGTATCAAGGCCGTCGCCGACCTTGATGCCGTCCTCGCCGCCGCACCCGAATGCATCGTCTACTGCGCCATGGGCGATACCCGCCTGCCCGACGCCATGACCGACGTCCGGCAGATCCTGGCCGCGGGCATCAACGTGGTCGGATCGTCGCCCGGGCTGTTGCAATATCCTTGGGGCGTCATGCCCGACAAATACATCGATCGGGTGGAAGCCGCTGCCCAGCAAGGGAATTCGAGCATCTTCATCAGTGGTGTCGACCCGGGGTTCGCCAACGACCTGATCCCGTTCGCGCTCGTCGGGACTTGCCAGCGCATCGAGCAGGTGCGCTGCATGGAGATCGCCGATTATGCGACGTACGACGGCTCGGAGGTCATGTTCGACGTCATGGGGTTCGCCAAACCCTTGGGCGAAGTGCCGATGCTGCTGCAGCCCGGGGTGCTCAGCATCGCGTGGGGGACCGCGATCCGCCAGCTCGCGGCCGGCCTGGGTGTCGAGCTCGACGAAATCACCGAGTCATCCCAACGCGAGCCGGCGCCGGAAGACTTCGACATCGCCGTGGGACGCGTTGCCAAGGGCACCCTGGCCGCGCTGCGGTTCGAGATTCGCGGCATCGTCAACGGCCACCCCGTCATCGTCATCGAGCACATCACCCGCCTGCGGCCAGACCTGCGACCCGAATGGCCGCAGCCCGCCGCCGGCGGCGGCTCGTATCGCATCGAGATCACCGGGGAGCCCTGCTATGCCGTGGACGTCGTTCCGAGCAGCCGCAAGGGCGACCACAACCACGCGGCGATCGTGGGCGCCGCCGGGCGCATCGTCAACGCCATCCCGGCGGTAATTGCGGCGCCACCGGGCATTAGGACCACACTCGACCTGCCGCTGGTCACCGGCAAAGGGCTCTACACGCCAATGGTGGCCATCTAACCGAAAGGACCCCGTGCGATGGGACATGTAGGACGGGTAGCGGGCAAAGTTGCCCTCGTCAGCGGCGGCGCCCGCGGGATGGGCGCCGAACACGCGCGCCTGCTCGTCGAGGAGGGCGCCCAGGTGGTGATCGGCGACATCCTCGACGAGGAGGGCAAGGCATTGGCCGATGAAATTGGTGACGCCGCGCGCTACGTCCACCTCGACGTGACCCAGCCTGACCAGTGGGACGCCGCGGTCGCCACGGCAACCGGCGAATTCGGGAAGCTCGATGTGTTGGTGAACAACGCCGGCATCGTGGCGCTCGGACAACTGAAGAACTTCGACCTGGCCAAGTGGCAGAAGGTGATTGACGTCAACCTGACCGGCACCTTCCTGGGCATGCGGGCGGCCGTCGACTCGATGACCGAGGCCGGTAGTGGCTCGATCATCAACGTGTCGTCGATCGAGGGACTGCGCGGTGCGCCGGGGGTGCATCCCTATGTCGCATCGAAGTGGGCAGTACGCGGTCTTACCAAGTCGGCGGCCCTGGAACTGGCACCGCTGAACATCAGGGTGAACTCGATCCATCCCGGTTTTATCCGCACCCCGATGACGGCCAACTTTCCCGACGACATGGTCACCATCCCGCTCGGCCGGCCCGGCGAGGCGCGGGAGGTGTC is a genomic window containing:
- a CDS encoding glucose 1-dehydrogenase; the protein is MGHVGRVAGKVALVSGGARGMGAEHARLLVEEGAQVVIGDILDEEGKALADEIGDAARYVHLDVTQPDQWDAAVATATGEFGKLDVLVNNAGIVALGQLKNFDLAKWQKVIDVNLTGTFLGMRAAVDSMTEAGSGSIINVSSIEGLRGAPGVHPYVASKWAVRGLTKSAALELAPLNIRVNSIHPGFIRTPMTANFPDDMVTIPLGRPGEAREVSTFVVFLASDDASYATGSEFVMDGGLVTDVPHKQL
- a CDS encoding diacylglycerol kinase, encoding MAIRVAHVGTGNVGRLALTELVTNPKFELTGLCVSAPEKVGRDAAELCGVDLETGIKAVADLDAVLAAAPECIVYCAMGDTRLPDAMTDVRQILAAGINVVGSSPGLLQYPWGVMPDKYIDRVEAAAQQGNSSIFISGVDPGFANDLIPFALVGTCQRIEQVRCMEIADYATYDGSEVMFDVMGFAKPLGEVPMLLQPGVLSIAWGTAIRQLAAGLGVELDEITESSQREPAPEDFDIAVGRVAKGTLAALRFEIRGIVNGHPVIVIEHITRLRPDLRPEWPQPAAGGGSYRIEITGEPCYAVDVVPSSRKGDHNHAAIVGAAGRIVNAIPAVIAAPPGIRTTLDLPLVTGKGLYTPMVAI
- a CDS encoding TetR/AcrR family transcriptional regulator, translated to MRSENGLSRREELLAVATKLFAARGYHGTRMDDIADVIGLNKATVYHYYASKSLILFDIYRQAADGTLAALHDEPSWTAREALYQYTVRLLTGIASNPELGAVYFQEQPYITEWFTDEQVAEVRDKESQVYEHVHGLIDRGIASGEFHACDSHVVALGYIYMTLGSYRWLRPTGRRTAKEIAAEFSTALLRGLIRDESIRNQSPLGP
- a CDS encoding PE family protein translates to MSHMLTAPEILVSAAANVDGIATTIRAANAAAAAPISGVIAAAEDEVSAATAALFNAYAQEYQAVFRQASAFQDEFTRTLAAAASAYQQAEATNAALVNGAVTNAVNTINAPIRSLLGQTPLGIGASSGVSPLAASTTALIMGGTGNPLPLAEYVTDINARYIQPLFPGAIPQGLFTPEQFWPITPDLGNMTFNQSVAKGVSLLSTAVTNELTLGNKVVVFGYSQSATIVNNYITNLMAAGAPNPNDIAFAMIGAPNNPVGGLLARFPGFYIPFLDVPFNGATPANTPYETHIYTLQYDGIAHAPQYPLHILSDINAFMGYFYVHSDYPTLTPQDLSNAVLLPTSPGYAGNTQYYMILTQDLPLVQPIRDIPYAGPVLADLIQPQLRVLVDLGYADYGPAGNYADIPTPAGLFSIPNPFAVTYYLALGSLQAPYGAAVEIGVQAGLWGPEWFPDTYPWVPSINPGLNFYFGQPQVTALSLLSGGLGNVLHLIPPVLN
- a CDS encoding PE family protein, which gives rise to MSYLIAAPEMLTTAAAEVDEISSAIRTASASAAGPTAAVLAAAADEVSAATAALFSQYAREYQQVLKQAAAFHSEFTQALAAAGAAYAQAEATNAAVMLGNAGSGGAIGTSTSVAMLAGNPLTALMMGGTGQPILPPRALSIIDSAYISPIFGPNTPVAQYTPEQWWPFIGNLSLDQSIAQGVTLLNNGINAELQNNRDVVVFGYSQSSAVATNEIRALMALPPGQAPDPSRLAFTLIGNINNPNGGILERYTGLYIPFLDISFNGATPSNSPYQTYIYTGQYDGYAHNPQYPLNILSDLNAFMGISQVHNAYPFTAAEVANAVPLPTSPGYTGNTHYYMFLTQDLPLLAPIRAIPFIGSPIAELIQPDLRVLVDLGYGYGYADVPTPASLLPPINPIAVASALATGTVQGPQAALVEIGLLPQSSLPTTYPYLPSANPGLMFNFGQSSVTELSVLSGAIGSVARLIPPVT